From the Capra hircus breed San Clemente chromosome 14, ASM170441v1, whole genome shotgun sequence genome, the window GGGCTTTTGGCTGCTATTTACTAAGCCTACTTCAGTAATACTACCTGAAGAGACCTACCAATGAAATCCTCACCCAAACTGGGAATGAGTATTTCTAGCACTGTGGGACAACTTGGTCACAGAATATCTCTCAAACCTTGGCTGACATTAAAGCCAAAAGGGAAAGGGAttgtaaaataaagaatgttGCCCATCATTCAGTTCTACAAGAATCAAATCATTACCCACTGCTGTCACTGACCTACAGTACAACCTGAAAGGAACTCAGGGTGAAGATCAGGATAAGGCACTTTGTACTCAGAAAACTGGCAGAActggccttcagatagttagatattttcaggagaaaatttcATGAATCTGGTTTCTTGCACCTCCCTACacttagaaaaacactaaaaccaTTCACTAGGATACCATATCTGTTCCTTGCAAATAGCAATAGCCTTCTatgtgtgcttgattgcatggaCTCTCTTTCTAAAATCACATTATATACTGGCTTCCTACTTTGTGTGTGACAATCATTCctcctctttgcaatcccatggactgtgttccactaggctcctctgtccatgtaattctccagacaagaatactggtgacgacttccttctccaggggatcctcctgatccagggcttgaacctgggtctcccatatcggcaggcagattgtttactatctgagtcaccagggaatccccctttAGCTCTGCAGAAGAGGCCTCAGAGTTTTCTGAAAAAACTGTCTCCCAAGTTGGCTCAAATAAATTTTTCCATTGTTCTCTTAGATTTACTATTGATTAACCTTTTTATtgattaattgattaattttatcATTGATGGGAGAAGGTGGAAAAGATAGAGAGGAACGGGATTGAAAAGCTGTGGtaagaaaggtgtgaaggacagtaaaataaatacatgtgcaCCCAAAGTCCCATTTACATCAAGTCTTTTTTCCAAATTATGGCtcatcttgcttttttctttcaacatCAAACTTCTGGAAATAATAGACCATGCTTTTTCATtccatttctgctttctcattccttctttttccatttctcctgCAAACTGCTACATTTGAATGTCTTCCTTAATATTTCACCAAACCTTCCTTGCTGGGTCACCACTGACATCTTTATCCAATAATATAATGGACTCATTTCAATTTTTACATTACATGATACTGTCCTCGTATTTGAAACTGTTAGTGACTCTGTCCTTCAAGTTCCTCCTCCCCTTTTGTTTCCAAGACTGTGCTCTTCTCTATCTTTCTTGCATCTTGAACTATTGATTCTTACTTCTCTTTAGTTACTTGCTTCTTAAATATTGCTAAGTGACAGTGTTCTGCTGAgacctctctcttcccttccatcTCCTGGACCCAACCctacccttctcccctccctccccctctcctttattccatttcttcccaaATAAGTTAATTCCATCAACTAGACCCAAAATACCTGTAACATTTATAATGGCTATAATAAAGTAAGTGCTTACTATGAGCTAGGCACTGTAATATCCAGGAACTAGATACACAGCCACATATATCTGATCCTCAGCAAAACGTTTGGACAGAAGTTTTGATTTCCCATTTTTCATATGAAGAAACTGTGGCACAGAGATCCCTGGTACTCAGTTAATAAGTGACAATTAAACTACCAACTTGAATCCATGTTTTCCTGAAGTGAAAATCTGTGCTTTTGTTAACCACTGACCCATAGATACACTCAAGGTTCCTTCATGTTTGATTCAATGTCAGAACATTCTACTAAACTCTAGATCCACATAGTCACTCATTCCTTTGCTCACTTATTCTTTCTTTGATTCAAGATATATTTATTGAGCCATTATTATGTGTATGGCAAGCATGTCACGTATTGGATATGCAACAATGATAAAAAAAAGATGGGGCCTTTGTTCATGAAACTTACAGGGATGGTTGGTTTTTTGTGGTATACTGAATAATGCCTCCTTCCAAAGATGTCTGTGTACTCACCCCTGAAACCTATAACAGTGCTGTATTACATGGCCAAGGAACTTTGCAGATGTAGTTAAAGTTACTGACCTTGACATGGAGATAGTACCCTAGACTATATGGGTAATAACATTTAATTACATGAAACTTTAAAAGCCAGcacatactatcatgtaagaaacgaatcgctagtctaggttcgatacaggacacaagatgcttggggctggtgcactgggatgacccagagagatgatatggggagggtggtgggaagggggttcagggttgggaactcatgtacacctgtggtggattcatgtccatgtatggcaaaaccaatacagtattgtaaagtaaaaaaaaaaaaaaaaaaaaaaaaagccagcactAAGCCGGCTATCCTGGGGCCCACAGTAGCTGCTAGAGAGGCGGTAGTGCGGCAGGATGAGTGTAGACTCGGACCCAGTGGTCCTTGTCTCCGTAGCGTGCACCATCATAGGCTCTTTCGATGGTGCCCTATCCACCGTTCCTGTCCATGACCTGGGCTCAGCTGTCATCAGAGAGGTCCTGAAAAGGGCGCTGTGGCTCCCGAAGAGGTCTCAGAGGTcatagtaagtaagtaagtaaagtcgctcagtcgtgtccgactctttgcgactgcatggacagaggagtccatgggattctccaggcaagagtactggagtggattgccattcccgtctccaggggatcttcccaacccggggatcgaacccgggtctcccacatggtagacagacgctttaccgtctgagccaccagggaagtcctatttggACACATTTTGGCAGTAGGCTGTGGGCAGAACCCTGTTCGACAGGCCAATGTGGGTGCCGGAATCCCCTACTCTGTTCCAGCGTGCAGCTGCCAAATGATCTGTAGGTCAGGTCTGAAAGCTGTGTGTCTCGCAGCCCAGTCGATAAGGATAGGAGACTCCAGCATTGTTGCAGGAGGcatggaaaatataagcaaggctCCTCATTTGGCTCACTTGAGGACGGGAGTCAAGATTGGGGAAAACCCACTGACCGACAGCATACTCTGTGGCGGGCTCACTGACGCATTCCACAGCTATCATATGGGCATTACAGCCGAAAATGAGCCAAACAATGGCAAGTGAGTAGAGAAGACCAGGCCAGGGTTGCAGTGCTGTCCCCAAACAGGACGGAGAATGCACAGAAGGCCGGCCGTTTTGACAAAGAGATCGTACCCGTTTTTGTATCTTCTAAAAAATGTTcttaaggtgaagtcgctcagtcttctccgactctttgcgaccccatggactgtagcctaccagtctccatccatgggattttccaggcaagaagactggagtgggctgccatttcccctccagggaatcttcccgacccagggatcgaacccgggtctcccgcattgcaggcagactctttaccgagccaccagggaaaaaagGTCTTACTGAAGTTAAAACAGATGCGTTTCCTCACCATGGGAGCAACATGGAAGCCGCGTCTAAGCTAAAGCCTTGCTTCCTTATGGATGGAACGGGAACAGTCACACCGGCTAATGCCTCAGGAATGAAAGATGGTGTTGCAGCAGTGGTTCTTATGAAGTCTGAAACTGGCAGCTGTGGGCTCACACTCTTAGCACAGATAGTTTCCTGGGCACAAGCAGATGTGGAGCCTTCCATTATGGGAATAGGACCAGTTCCAGCAATAAAGCAAGCTGTTGCAAAAGCAGGGTGGTCACTGGAGGATGCTGATGTATTTGAAATCAGTGAAGCCTTTGCAGCCCTGTCTGTTGCAATAGCTAGAGAACTTGGTTTAAATCCAGAGAAGGTCGACACTGAAGGAGGAGCCACAGCCCTGGGCCATCCTCTTGGAGCATCTGGCTGTCCTATTCTTGTCACCCTCTTACACACACTGGAGCACAAGGGTGGACATCGTGGTGTTGCTGCCCTGCGTGAGGGTGGAAACTACCTTCCACTTCACAAGAAATGCAAGACTTCGACAGCCTATTGCACTTTAATGTGTAATATTCGAGGTACAAACAAGCTGCATCTAACATtgttataaataaaacagatcagtcatcaaggaaaaaaaaaataaataaaagccagaGACCCTTTCTTGGTTGACGTTGGAGGGAGATGAGGAgctgaagaaaaggaaggagagatgaaGCATGTAGAAAACTTTGATCCACAGTTACTGGCTTTAAAGGCATAGGGAATATGAGTCAAGGAATGCAGGAGAATTTAGGTGCTGAGAATAAGCCAACAGTCATCAAAGAAATGGAGACTTCAGTCCTATAGCTGCATGGAACTCAACTCAGCCAGCATGAGACTAAatgaccagggaagcctaaaacatttgCCCTTCATAGGAAAAAGTCTGCTTCTAAGCAGATTCTGTCGTGTAGACTCTCTCGAGTTTTTGTAAAGAAACACAGTCCTgtagacaccttgattttagccttgTGACATTTTCTAAGCAGAGACCCAACCAAGCCCATCTTACTAATGACTTGTGGAAGCAGATGAAAATATGTATTGCTTTCAAAGTCATTACATTTATGATACTTTATCATGTCATTGATCAAAGTCAATGAAGCAATAAACATGAAAACTCACAAATAAATCCATAATTAACTATGTTGGTAACTACTTAgttgaaaagaacagaaaagtatgaaagaaaataatagaggATTCCCTTAAAGATATTCCGATGAGGAAGACAGGAGGAAGGCAGAAGGGTGAACTTTACGTTTTGTTTGTATTCACTGCTTCTTGTCTCTATGATGCCAGTGTTCACTTTGACAAATACTCACAGAAGCACTTATTAAGTACTGCAGGGATGATATCAACAAGGTTAGGAGATGCCTCATCTTACAGAACCCGTAGTCCAGAACACAGTGTCCAAACAAACACAGTTTGTGGACCAAATCTGGCCTGCCACTTGTTTTTGCATGGATGGTGAGTGAAGaagcatttttacatttttaaatggttgagaaTAAAATCAAAAGAAGGATAATACTGTGTGACTtgtgaaattatatgaaattcagatttcaatgtccataaataaaaagttttattggaacacatccaggttccttcatttgtgtattgTCTGTGGTTGCTTTTATGGTAAAATGGCAGAGTTGAGCATCTGTGAAAGAGACTAAATGGCCAGTGAAGCCTAAAACACTGGCCCTTCATAGAAAAATATGCTACCCCCttaatgtgttagttgctcagtcatgtctgcctccttgggaccccatggattgtatcccaccaggctcttttctccagggaattttcaaggcaagaacacaggagtgggatgccattcccttctccagggtatcttcccaaagcagggattgaacctgagtctcctgctttgctggcagattcttcactgagtcactggggaagcccagaatatAGGTTAAGTCAAGCATTTAAGTGATCTCTGAGACGAAGTACAATTGGAAAAGTACCATTTAGCAGGGTCTTCAACTGCCAGGATttgatgcctgatgatctgagatggagccgatgtaataataatagaaacaaagtgcacagcaaatataatgtgcttgaatcacccccaaaccacccctcccacccagtttgtggaaaaattgtcttccacaaaaccaatccttagtgccaaaaaggttgggagcCACTAATTTAGGTAGAGTGTATTTGCTCGTGGAGATCAGCAAAGAACACACAAAACAGTTAGCATTTTAGattatctttaaagaaaatgGGAGCTAAGACTGAGCTACTCAGAAAGTAGAAGAGGTTCTCTGATAGGCCAGGTGCCAAAAGAAGTTTGGCTGCATTTGTTCTTCGttggtatttttaaaactgtagttGCTTATTAAAAAACTGGAGAAGATaatttctttcttacttttcttGACTCCTTGAAGGCACAAGGACAAAAACTTTGATAATAACTTTATGATTTCAATCTCTTGCGTGAAATGAAATTCTGCTGCTGATGAATCTCATGTTGTCTAGAGCTGTTAAGCTGTTCTACACTTCCAGTGTCCCTGTTTTTATCTATCTTCtttctgatttataaatatttaaattcatttaaattattaaaatgaattaacaCCTCATTTTGCCAAACGCATTTAGctgttccccaccccctccctttaTTAAAATGATTGTCACAACTTGACACAACCTCCCCCTTAACGTGTTTGCCCCAGCAAGACTGATGAGAAGCCCAGCTCCTTGGCTTGCAAATGACTTCTTTGGAATCTAAacgtttttttctttgtgttagcTAATAGCTTTACTAATGTTTTAGCTGTCCATTGATGTAATTGAATCTCAAATTGTTTTTATTATGTTCTGTAATACTATGGGGACATTCTAAATACTGTAAtagtaattaatattaataatcagTGCTGTTTCACTGGTCAGTTGCTGAATCAAGCTCAGTTATGGGTTCGTAAATGTAAAATCATCAAAGATTGCACAGTGGTAGACTCTGGCTTCCTTACTCTACCCCTGGTTGAGCAAGTGAGCTCATCCTTACATTGTTCCTTGCTAATTGTGAAACAGATGCTTTGCATTTTTTAGTTCTCAGTTACATCTAAAGAAAGTGGCTTTCTTGATAAGACCCTCTAAAATTAGAGAGTTGTGGAATTATCTAGTAATATATGTCTTACTAATTCAACTTGTCATGACAACATGCAATTAAAACTTTCCTTTGGGACTAAAATGAAAAATCCCAGTTGCTTCTGAAGAAATTTAGCCAATACATAATGAGAAGAATAATTCAAGTAAATGGGACTGAGTTtcatagagaaaaggaaaataaaagcaaactttttaaaagaagtaaattaTTACTACATTTGGTAATTTTAcagttttcatctcatttattagGTCCTCTTATTATTTTTCCCAGTTGAAGCTGtgccattattttttatttgctagAGAAAGGGGCATTAAATTTCTTTTATGAAACCACCACTCCAAATTATCTTTCTTTTGCAGAATAAGCgtttgttgtggtggtggttcagtagcTTAGTtgttctgactctgtgagaccccacagactgcagcacaccaggccttcctgtccttcaccatctcccggaacttgctcagactcatgtctattgagtctacgatgccatccaaccacctcgtcctctgtcgtccccttctcctgccttctataaGAATAAGCATAACTGATACcaaatattacttttatttaaagGGAATATAtgttgtgataaaccataatgaaaaagaatacgaaaaacaatgtatatatatgtataactgagtcactttgctgtacagtagaaattaacacaatattgtcaatcaactatccttcaataaaataaatttaaaaaaataaaaaaataaattaaagacaaGAGTagagagcaaaaagaaaaaaaaataaagggaatatATGATACCACTGGTACTGCATTTCACTAATCTAGTGAAAGCATTTTGAACAAAGTTAACTAAAGAACagtattatttgtatatatttatatctatataaatatCCATATTGACATTTTTATATCCTTTGTTATCTGATTatcatatatacttttaaaatcttgTAATAAGACAAGTCATGTTTATATGCTATGGTGTAAATTATTGAATTATAACACAGGTAAACaatttcttttctgtgtttaCTGTTATAACTAAATTGTCTATAGAATATTTACTGTATTTCATTCATTCTAAGatgcccatttctttttttttcacatttaatatCTCTGAAGTAAGGATGACCTATCATAATTAAATTGCTAGCattatttatttctaggtatttcaaTATATAATATAACAACATACCTTTCACAATTAATAGTGACAGATCCAACGAAATGCTGAGTATTGAGACTGCTTCTCAAAGTATGCCATAGTTTGTCAGAGACTACCTGTTCTAcagtaatcatttttttctttttcaaaattttagctACACATAAAGCCAAAAATCCTAAACTTTACTAGACTACCTTAAGTGTTACTGTTTGATTTGCTAAGGCTACCTTAACAAAATACTACAAAGTTCTGTTGCTtgagcaacagaaatgtattttctcagagTTCTAAAGGCTAGAGTTCAAAGAGGAAGGTGTCAGCGGGGGGCCATCCCCCTACTGAAGTTGCTAGGAAAGGTCTGTCCCAGGCATCTCTCTTAGCATCTGGTAGTTCCTTGGTTCATGCAGCTTAGCTCCAGTCTTCATGCAGTGTCCTCCCTGTATTCAAGCCTGGCTCTGTACCTTGAATGGTTTTTATAAAGACACTAATCacaagacttctctggtggtctagtggctaagaattCATCTTggaatgcaggggacgtgggtttgatccccggctgcgaaactaagatcccacatgccacggggcaattAAGCCCCATGAACGAAGACAAAGATCTCACAGGCCACAAGACCAAATGCTgacaaataaatagattttaaaaagagaaaagagagacacCAATCTTTGGATCAGGGGTCTACCCTACTCCAATGTGACCTCCTCTTTACTAATTATATCTTCAATAgctctagttttattttattttattttttacccatAAGCACAGACGTGTGCTTCATTTTATCATCTAAAACCAAAAATTCCAAAGTGCCATTAATGCACACAGACAGCTGCTTGGATATAAATCAAATCTATAACTAACAGAATTTGTACTGCAATTTAATACTTGCACGTTGTTTCATCCTTGTTACAAAACTCTAAAATTAGcatttgttgttcattcgctaaatcatgtccaactcttttgggaccccatggactgcagtacaccaggtttcctggagtctgctcaaattcatgtccactgagtagatGATAAATAGTTAAGTGAAactcactcaatcgtgtccgactctttgcaaccccatggactgtctagtccatggcattctccaggccagaatactggagtggatagcctttcccttctccaggggttcgtctcaacccagggattggacccaggtctcccatattgcaggcagattctttaccagccgggccacaagggaagcccaagaatactggagtgggtagcctctcccttctctggtggatctTACTGGCCCAAGAATCCAATtgggatctcctacattgcaggaagattcttcaccaactgagctatgagggaagccatgcTATACTTGATCTTAGACAAAAGGCTGATAAGCAATGATGAATAGCTCTATTTTGAAATGAAGTCATATTCTGAGGTACCCAGAATTAGgacaacatatgaattttgaggaacCCAGTTCAACCTCTAATAGTGATTACTTTCTCATCAATGAGATAAAATGTGTCATTTTGATTTTTCCTCTATCTTGCTCCCTGGAATAGAGGTATTGTCTTAGAATCTAAGGATAAAAGACACTGCCCAGGTATGTTAAAGCAGAATCTTGGTTCCTAAAATCTTTGTAAAGCACAGCTTTACAAGTCTTCATTTACAGAACTTCATTTGACTTGATATTTGAACTTTTCCAACATCAGTTAGAATTTTCATTTTACCACCTGCTAGCTGTGGGCCATTCACATGTATCTTGAAATACATATGCCTCATTCCtctgtttgaaaaagaaaaataattatatctaCATCTCCAATATTGGTATTAAAAATTTCtactgtatgcatgtgtgtatgtatgtactagGTCAAGtacaacgctttgtgaccccatggactgtggcccaccagtccatgagattctccaggcaagtggattgccatttcctcctccaggagataacACTTGCATGATAATAATACAAAATATCTTTTGTGTTAAGATAATAACACAAAAcctgcagatgataccacccttatggcagaaagtaaagaactaaagagcctcttgatgaaagtgaaagaggagagtgaaaaaattgacttaaaactcaacattcagaaaactaagatcatggcatctggtcccgttacttcatggcaaatagatggggaaacagtggaaacagtgacagactttattttttgggtttcaaaatcactgcagatggtgactgcagatgtgaaattaaaagacactccttggaagaaaatctatgacaaacccagatagtttattaaaaagcagagacattattttgccaacaaagatccgtctagtcaaagctatggtttttccagtggtcatgtatggatgtgagagctggactgtgaagaaagctgaacgctgaagaactgacgcttttgaactgcattgttggagaagactcttgagagtcctttggattgcaaggagatccaaccagtccatcctaaaggaaatcagtcctgaacattcattggaaggactgatgctgaagctgaaacttcaatactttggccacctgatgtgaagaactgactcgctagaaaagaccctgatgctgggaaagattgaaagagggaggagaaggggacgacagaggatgaaatgattggatggcatcagtgactcaatggacatgagtttgagtaaactcagggagttggtgatggacagggagggctggcatgctgcagtccatggggtcacaaagagtcggacatgactgtgactgaattgaactgaacttaataaCACAAAAACATATCATGTTAATATCATGACATTAAAACATTTTGTAGCAGTAACAGTGCTGTCACTGTTGTTATAGAGATTTTCATTTGAGCAGAAAATTGGAATAAAAGTTTATTAAGGAGAAAGGGGTATGACAAagttgtttattgtcaccctgtttatttaacttatatgcagagaacattaagcaaaacgccaggctggatgagctacaagctggaatcaagatggccaggagaatgTCAACAactacctcagatatgctgataatactactctaatggcagcaagtgaagaggaattaaagagagaGCTTCTtcaaggtgaaggaggagagtgaaaaagtcagcttaaaactcaacattaaaaacactaagatcaaggcatcctgtcccatcacttcatggcaaatagaaggggaaatggtggaagcagtgacagataccctcttgggctctaaaatttctgcagatggtgactgcagccttgaaatcagaagacgattgcttcttggatGGACAGCCATGACAAATCTAGACTGTGAGTtaagaagcaaagacatcactttgctgacaaggtccatatattcaaatctatggtctttccagtagtcatgtatggatgtgagagctggaccataaagaaggctgaagaccaaggaactgatgctttcaaactatggagctggagaagactcttgagagtccgttggacagtaagaagatcaaatcagtcaatcctaaagaaaatcaaccctgaatattcattggaaggactgatactgaagctgaagttgcaaTACTTGGGCCGCCttatgtgaaaagccaactcattggtaaagatcctgatgttgggaaatattgagggtcAGAGGACAAGGGCTTGACAGAGATTTGGATGCTTGGATGGTATCtccaattcaatggacaggagtttgagcaaactctgggagatggtgaagaacagggaagcctgtcatccggcagtccatggggtcacgatgAATCAATGACTTGTTGGTCATGTGATTGAGTATCTGAGCAACAATAACAGTTTTTGATCACATTACTTTAATAGCACtcataacaaagaaaaaatactgaaatacaaCACGCCATCCATAACAGTAAATATgtttcaagattttatttttaaaagtttttttattaCCATTAACAACAATtgtgtaattattatttttcttgagagattattctgaattcttttccaccAAAGCTGTACATACATAGTTGTCTATATTATCTTTGGAGAGAGTTTTTCTCTGTCTCTAACTTTAAAGCTCATTATTTTTGCTATTTGCCTTTTCTTCCagtagagatttttttccccctaatcttCTTGTGTTTTCCCAGCAGGAGTACTATTTTAAAcagattggtctgttcatatatTCTGCCTCTGGAATTGGCATGATTATGCTTGGTTCTTAATGGGGGAATTATTAAAGTAAGGAAGGTTTCAGTTTGATAGAGCTCAAGCTTGCCTTTGACCATTTTGAAATGAGTAATAACAGTTTAGATTGTCATTTATCAGACCCTAACACTCCAAGCAACAGATCTGTcataaaagatatattttcagaaagaatTATTCAAATTGTCCATATTAAATTACTTTCTAGTTAATAAGAGTGAAACGAGTTTATCATTTGAATAACTTTAATGTAGAAATTGAAGAGCTAGAAAGATAAACTCTCCAGTGACAGCCTAGTGGGAGATGGACACCTGCGGCTTTATTGATGTATGGTatctaaaagtaaataaaacataatgCAATAAAGAAACTGCCTTGCTTATGTTTATGTCTTCCTAGTTTATTCAGTTCATTATCTGGACCGGGCTTTT encodes:
- the LOC102181796 gene encoding LOW QUALITY PROTEIN: acetyl-CoA acetyltransferase, cytosolic-like (The sequence of the model RefSeq protein was modified relative to this genomic sequence to represent the inferred CDS: inserted 1 base in 1 codon) — encoded protein: MSVDSDPVVLVSVACTIIGSFDGALSTVPVHDLGSAVIREVLKRALWLPKREVLFGHILAVGCGQNPVRQANVGAGIPYSVPACSCQMICRSGLKAVCLAAQSIRIGDSSIVAGGMENISKAPHLAHLRTGVKIGENPLTDSILCGGLTDAFHSYHMGITAENXAKQWQVSREDQARVAVLSPNRTENAQKAGRFDKEIVPVFVSSKKCLTEVKTDAFPHHGSNMEAASKLKPCFLMDGTGTVTPANASGMKDGVAAVVLMKSETGSCGLTLLAQIVSWAQADVEPSIMGIGPVPAIKQAVAKAGWSLEDADVFEISEAFAALSVAIARELGLNPEKVDTEGGATALGHPLGASGCPILVTLLHTLEHKGGHRGVAALREGGNYLPLHKKCKTSTAYCTLMCNIRGTNKLHLTLL